cacattccagccacatgaggtctagcattgtcttgcattaggaggaacccagggtcaaccgcaccagcatatggtctcacatggggtctgaggatctcatctcggccaggctacctctggcaagcacatggagggctgtgcggcccccaaagaaatgcccccccacaccattactgacccaccgccaaaccggtcatgctggaggagtcTTGCAACCAGCACAACATTtgccatggcgtctccagactctgtcacatgtgctcagtgtgaacctgctttcatctttaaagagcacagggcgccagtggtgaatttgctgtaagcacaacccccacctgtggacgtcgggccctcataccaccctcatggagtctgtttctgactgtttgagtggacacatgcacatttgaggcctgctggaggtcattttgcagggctctggcagtgctcctccttgcacaaaggcggaggtagcggtcctgctgctgggttgttaccctcctccatgtctcctgatgtactggcctgtctcctggtatcgccatcatgctctggacactacgctgacagacacagtaaactttcttgccacagctcgcattaatgtgccatcgtggatgagctgcactacctgagccacttgtgtgggttgaagactcactctcatgctaccactagagtgaaagcaccaccagcattcaaaagtgaccaaaacatctgcagaaccactcctttattttgggggggggggggggtcttgctaattgcctataatttccacatgttgatGGTCAGTGTTCCTtcgtgagtggacagtgtgatttcacagaagtgtgattgacttggagttacattgtgttgtttaagtgttccctttaatttttttgagcagtatgtgtgtgtgtgtatatataaaatttaaTGACATGCACACATTCGTATATTATATTTTGCTGACAGAAATCCATCAGATGCTCTTTTCCCCCCGAAGCGGCCACAATCGAGGAAATATTATATGCATCTATTTAAAGAGTCCCTGTCAACTTTCACTAACCAATGTCCTATTTAAATTTGGACTTTGTGCCattttatacagaaaaaaaagttgTCAATAAGACCTTGGCAGCACAggcttgtcttaaaggggtactccactgcctcacacattttgttccgaatgctgagtaCGGGCCCTGaggtttgtgacatcacaccacactcactcaatgcaattctatgggagggggcgtgacggccgtgacgtcacaagcccctGCATCCACACTCAGCGTtcaaaacaaaatgttctgaacactgagggagtggaatacccctttaacctcccttAATTGAGTGTTCACTATTTTTTCGGTgggtacattgggggagatttctcaaaatctgtcccgaggaaaagttgcccatagcaaccagattacttctttcagttttcaaatGCCTtgttaaaaaaggaaagaagcgatctgattggttgctatgggcaacttttcctcgggacaggttttgataagtctcccccattatCACCACATTGGACACAATTTTGTTAACATAAATACAACaggaaacaaaatgtacaaaGAGCACAAGACCAAGGTGGAAAGACTGACAAACTTTAATAAGCAGTGTAAGGCATTTTCTGGAATTGTCTTAAGACCATTTTAATGGAGCATATATACAATGAGTGGATGACATCAGGATAGTGAACTGTATATAGGTTCATTATGTTACATAATGGTGAATATTataactccaaaaaaaaaaaaataaaataaaaaaataaaaaacacgcaTGCACGCTATCCAGAAACAGCCACAACTGGTTCACTCCAAAGATATGCATTAACAAAAGAGCCAGTAATGTAAAAGTAACCACTTTATTGAACATATATGCAAAATAGACATTTAAAATGTAtcaaagaacataaaaaaaacaagcacTGAGTTGACAACTACAGAGAAATGGAGGGCGCAAAAAACATAGAATACAGGGAAATGGAAATTTTACAGATAATGCCAGTAACACTGAGAAAGATATAAGCGGTATAACCACAAGAATAAAGAGAAGcagtggcccaaaaaaaaaaaaaaaatcacagacatTACCTATAGAAAAAAATTCATGCAAAATGTACAAATGGAATAATAGAACATCCTGCCATGCATGCTGCCTACCTACCAGCTCCAAACCAAACGTACGTTTCGCGTTGTGCTTCGTCAGGTGGCAAAAATTTCCATTTCCCTGAATTCCACGTTTTTGCGCTCACCATACCGCCTCCATTTCTCTCCAGTTGTCAACTCAGTGCTTGTTTTTTATGTTCTTCGatatattttaaatgtatgtctattTTGCATATATGTCCAATTAAGTGGCTCTTTTGTTGGTGCATATATTGATGGTGAACCCATCTACATTACAACAATGGAGGCAGCCAATAAACAGGTCATAGTGGTAATGGTTATCCTATCAGAAAAAGGTTTAAAAGGGTGCTCCAGTGAATAAcaattttcatatcaactggctccagaaagttaaacagatttgtaaatgaattctattacaaaatcttaatccttccagctgctgtatgctccagaggaagcaaagttgttcttttctgtctcaccacagtgccctctgctgacacctctgtccatgtcaggaactgtccagagtaggagcaaatcccaatagcaaacctctcctgctccggacagttcctgacccagacagaggtgtctgcagagggcactatggtcagactgaaaagaactacataagttcctctgtagtatacagcggctgataagtactgaaaggatgcagattttataatagaagtagtttacaaatctgtttaactttgtggcaccagttgatttaaaaaaaaaaaaaaaaaaaaaagttttccacccgagtacccctttaggtatcTATCTGTATTTTGTAACTAAACTAATGCTGGCAAGATGATATGATGGGACTTACACAGAATTTCCTCTCAAGTAGATCCATAATATTTTACTAAAATCTGACTACTAACACTAGAGATGtgcaaagttacagtaatttgattcgtcacaaacttctcgaatcggcagttgctgactttagcctgcataaattagttcaggtgcaccggtgggctggagactctctcctaggactgtatccagcccagcggagcacctgaaagctgaactaattaatgcaggataaagtcagcacctgccgagccgagaagtttgtgacgaatcgaattactgtaacttcgctcatctctaactaacATCTTTACAGATAAGTAGATAAGATTGAATTGACAAGCAGGCGTCTGGCTTCACTGCCCCTTGCGGTCTGTAGTTTAACGTCTGATTAACTTATAGCAGGCCTTGACAAATGCCAGATCACAATGGCGACTATAAATTTGGCACAATCACATCAGCCTGTTCTACAGTATTAATCTACAGTAGTCACAGCAGACCCCTTCCTCTGCCATCACTTACATTTTCCGAATTCCGCCTCTGACCAATTGAATCGCCTTTCGAGGTGCACGCAGGTGGTGGCTTCACTTCCTCACGCACAGATCGGAGAAGAAGCGTGAGGAAGGAAGTTGCCGGAGAGTTGGAGCGGAGCATTCGGGGGAACACTGGGGCACAAGGACTATACAGCCACAGAAGAGTATGCCACCATATTGGTCCTCCTGATGTTGCTGTCATTGTATACTGTATGTCAGTCattcagctttcccagactcctgaatgacagagAAGCTGATCTGCTTAGTACATTCTCTCCAGGCTCTGTGTTATGTGAGCTGGACTGActcataatgcaagtctataaaaTGGTCTTGCTCACATAGACACAGATCAGGATACTCTATTCTCTCCCTGTCCGTTCTCCTGATCAATCAGGGTCTGAACTTGGGATATGTCACTAGgacatgtacattttttttgagAAAGGAACAGGTCTGAATACATGAAAAGTTCCCAATCTCCCCCatattgtaccatttttgtagTGTGATCACGCAGGCATGAGGTTTTATATTTTCCGTATGCCCATCCTTTAACCTAACAATCAGTCACTAGAAGAGTCGTCTCAAGTGAGTGGAGTAACACATGACAGCACGGTCAGAATACACAGTGGTTGTAGTCTATAACCATAGAAACACATAGGTATGCATTGGAGATGTATAGACAAAATGGTAAggtcttttaattttattttttttacaaactatTTGCAATACTTTTTTGCCGTGAAGAATAACAATGTTAGTAGGCTTTGAGgtctaatatataaaaaaaaaaaaaataaaataaaataatttagccATATATTTTAGATTGCTTTCGAAAAGAACATTCGTTTGACCATCAGCTACCCCCTTCCATGTATTGGGAATGGGGAGAAGGGAGAATaccactgccagacacctctgatggcagcttttttccccaggacataAGGCACATTGAAATACTACATGCCCAACCCTTCTCTCCCCCGAATTTTGCCATGTTACACGTTTTTTGGTCAGCGGGTTTGGGCTTATTCTAATATGTATGCCAAATTGTGAATCaacacatagatatacacaagaAGCCAGTAGTTATGAGATACCTATAATTCCCCATTTACTAACACTACAGCCTTAAAGACATTTCTCATGTACAAATGTGCAAATAATGACAAGTTTACTTTTATTTCATATACATGTGTCTatagtatttatccaaccaatattATAATACTGTGTAGTACGAGCTGTAAAAGGAAGCCTACTGAAAGTGACACCAATAAAGCAGAAATATCCTTGCATTGTGTTACAGAGCAGATCATGGTTAAAGTTGTTGTTCAGGATAAAGTTTCCACCCAGAAACAGCATCACTTTTGTTTCATGGTGTAAATCATGGGTCGTTGACTTGAAAAGGAAtttgctgcaataccagacacaacccataAACAAGAATGACACTGCTCCTAGGAAAAACAAAAAGCAGATCAACTCTTCGAATTCTGTACAACCTCTTGGAAGCGTTTGTGAGCCAGAACAGGCCATCTCCCATTTACAGCAGAATATCACCAGGTTTTAGAAAGTATTAGAGACAAATAATATAATACAAGTTCAATAGCACCTTGACAGTTTTTGGATTCTTGTTTGTCTGTTTTTTACATAGTATAGAATATTTCTATTTTGGGGGCAGGTGAATAATCTCTTCTACAAACCTAAAAAACGTGAGATGTGGgctaaacaaaataaaatccataCATGAAAGATGGTAAACTGAACTTTTAAAGGAGCCATCTTAAACAAGTGCAAATCAGTACAGTGGTATTTTCTATATCAACCAATGAACAAGTGTAGATTGATAAATGAAAGCCTAAGGCATATGACAAAGTGCAGAAGTCAAGGCTACAAGGGGTGCTCTCTCTTTGGTTTGGATATATGGATGTTGCCAGagcattaatgatatattttcacaCAGCAGAGAGGAAAGGGCAAAAGAAAAAATCGAAAGCGAATTTCATGGCCATGTGGACACTGCTTCGCCAGTCGTACTCTATCTTGACATGTCTGGCGGAAGGAGTCAGCTTGGCCATGCAATTTAGGCAGCCGATGGCTTTCAGCTCGAAAACCGGCCACTTGCTCCCCAGACGTCCCTCTAGGATGGTGCTAAATTCTATTATACTCCCCTGCCGTAAGCTTAACAGTACAGTTTTGAACTCATTGCTTGCTTTCAGAACAATATCTTTCGTGATATCATCTTCTTCAATTGTCCTGTTACCATTTTTACCATTGAGAGGCATACCAACCGAAATTTCAAATTTGTACCTGTCAAACTTCTTCATATGACACGCATATTTGGACAAAAACTTGAGGCGGCAAAGTTCCTCTTCTTCCATGGTAACATTCTGAGGATCACAGGGTGGGTATGCTTCTCCATAAAGGCACCTCATCCAGTCTCCAATGAAAAGGGGGAGCAAGTTTACAGCAGATTCGGCACTGTTGTCGATATCTGTGACACGGACATACTTGAATCTCCCAGTCCATGTCACCCTGTGACCTTCCAAATGGCTGCATAAAATCTGGGTCCTTGCCATGTTAGTTTCTTTCCATGCCCTAGGACCACACAAGAAGCTATACTGTTGCCAGGTCAATGTGGAGTTGTACACTTTCATCCCATCAGAACGGTAGACATATACCCAACAAAACATGACGATAGCTGTGATCCATACTAATATTAACTTCACAATGGAGCTTTTCGTAAGAGATTTAAACATTTCCACTACTGAATAGTTAGCTTTGGACCACCAACGAAGACCTACTGGAATGGTGCACAAAACAAGGGTGACCACAATTTTGGTAAATTCTAAGGTGAAAAACCACTTCATAAAATGAACAATGCACATGATGGCAATGCCCACTAGGAGAATGGGAAgtgcaaaaagaaataaaaagtagCCAATGGATGCACGAATAAGGCCGATAGTGGTAGATTCCCGAAGAATCACAACTGAAAGCTCCCACCACATGAAGCAAACCAGGTATGGAACAAGGTAACAATAGACACCCTTAAAATTCCTTAACTGCGCCATTCTAAAGAAGAggtaaaataagtagataaaaaATAGGCAAGGGATACTTAAGTGAAATACAATAAAATGCCCCACTGGTACGGTGAAGAAGGTTTTGCTAAGTAAGTGGATATAGGGCACAGAATCCGGCAACACATCGACAAAGGTGAGTGCTCCAGCCGCAATTTCGGTTAGTAAGGCTCTTCGAGTGTAAGGTTCGGCACTTGTGCTCAGACTCAAATAGCTAGTAATCGTAAAAAAAATGGATACGATTGCCAGCTCTGAGCAGGGAATCCATTGCCTGTCTGATATGGGAAAtgagaaaataacaaaaaatactgATATCAAGAAATATAAATAGGGTTCAAGGTGATTCCAACCAAAGTTCACTTCAGCTTGCTCAACGTCCAAGTTTGGCTCGAAGCGAAGTAGCAGATCTGTAAGAGTACGGAAGTTCTCCCAAGCTTTGCTGTCCTGGAAAACTTTGAGCGTGCAGATAACCATAGAAATAAAGGACAAGTAGAAGATGACTAGAGGGATGAAGAAAGCAAAAAAGTCTATGGTGAGGTTACTGatgatgaagaaaaaaattagGGCATTAATGTGATGTGTAGGCATAATGGTGGATAGCCAGTGCATCCCAGCCTTGGAGCCCATTTCTATAAGGTATTCTTTAAGCTCCATGATGACATGTAGTGGATACTTCACAATCTAGAGAAAGAGGACAAATTATATTAGCAATCTTACACTGcttaacttaaaaggggtactctgctgctagacatcttatcccctatccaaaggataggggataaggtgcctgattgcgggggtcccgcgatctctaaacaaatgccaggttcctgcggcagtggtcgagACATCACGGCCACATCCCCTCATGAGGTTACCCCacacccttccattcatgtctatgggagggggcgtgtctgtcaacacgccccctcccatagacatggagaggcgtggagtgacatcacgagggggcttggccgtgaagTCAAGATCATGGCCTCTGGCTccgagcgttcagaacaaaatgttcagaacgctagagcaccagagtatccctttaaggaaattATCTTATCAGTCAATGGAACTGGGAGATCcaacaatttttattattttattgtttgtttgtttttgttagtCTTGGCGTATAAAGTTTGTCAACCACATTTACACAATATGGCACAGAATTTTCTACACCATCTTTGTCTCCTAAAGCAGATATTTTCATCTGTGTAAATTACACACATCAGTCAAGACATCATGCCGGATGGCTTGCTGTTATATGCAAAGACTGACAAATCTAGTGTTTACTATACTTTCCAAGATTGTGTTATCACACATTGTAATGACTTCAGAATATTTTTGCTGAAAATACCcaagatgaagttgtgtagtcctctcattgtcagtgtggtgttgttttAACAGCTCTCTCGCTACCCCCCTCTCCCAAGACAATGCCTcattctctgctgtctcaggaggtgtgGTTGCATCTTGGACCTAATCAAACACCTTTTTACACATTCTTGATATGCCCTTCTGTTCCTGAGATGTGCAGGGTTAACTGACAATTCAAGGGGTCAGATGGGCGTaaacttaatttaaaaaatgggagtgaatatcaggtgatgggtagATTACACAGTCAGGGGTGTGAATGATTTATATTAAGGGGCGTGTctgcctaatacacaccccccAAACTATAaacccacccatcacctgatcacccggtcactcccattattaacatTAAGTTCATACCCATCTTGACTGGATTTATaggttgtctgacaattcaggaaatCCCATCTCTGGAACGGAAGGGCATAGTAAGAAACTGTAaacaggtgtgtgatcagggcaccctaagctatttaatggaACACATAAAATTGCAATACATTCCTTTTATACCAAGAAATTCTTCTGCTTTGGCATACCATTTACTAAATTCGAGGGGAAGCGCTTTGGAACGGAGTCCTCATTTTTATGTGTTCCATGATATGGTTCACATACCTGGAATCTCACTTGAAGCACTGAGCGTCTAGTACACTCAGAGGGGACCCTGGAGCTGCTGACCTCACGCCGACTAAGCGATACTACATGCCAtcataggtgttgtgccctcagcacaacgccCTCTGGTAAGCCTAAAATTTGCTTTCTCTAAGGGGCTCACCTACCGTAAAACATACAACACTAGAAGCGCatctctttttttcccccttttcctTTATACTAAGTCATTTAATGATTTGGCAATCTATATTTTAAGGGTTGGGCACAGGCTCTATTTTAAACTTCAGAGTTTTTATATTGTAATCCTATACACCATTTAAGCCTTTGCTTCACCTTTTGTTGAAGAGGCAGTTCCTCAGGGGCCTTTCCTGCAAACTCATCATCATCGTCGTCATGGAGAAACAAGTTAGATGGCACGATGCCCTTggcatatttttttgtaatttccaCAAAATCATCCAAGGCAATGAAGCTTTTagctgtgaacaaaaaaaaaaaaaaattaaaaaggaagccgaaaataattttttacatgcAAATCCTGAAAATTCAAGTGTGACTGCAGTAGACCCCAATAGCCCCATCTTTCTCATTGTTTCAATATTTAGAATTATAGCAGTACCTAATGGCCCATTGCCAGATAGGGGACAACAGATTTTAACGGTTTCTGTCAGCTTTTCTGACATGTCTACTTTAGTATTCAAGATAAAATAATTCTGGAGCTTCCTATTGTAGAAGTCTGTGttgttcctcctggaaatgtataagTCATACCTACAACTATTCCCTTTGTCAATGGGATATAACCCTACACTATCCAACATTCTCTAATAAGTGTTGAAATTACCACACTGTGTAGGTGAACATCCTACTGACAAAAGAAATGGTGACTTCCAGGTACCAATCTATTTTTACATTTCCAAAATGTATAACAGAGGTTTGGCACCTTACTGAATGGTGCGAAATTTTGCTCAACAACAGTTATGGTTCTGGCTCTTTAAAGAATTAtaggaaaattcacaattttttttgtatcATAATATTGTATGGGCATAGAAATATGCATCAAAAATACCATTTAAAATCCAATGACACATTTGACGGCTGCTGaaaatggtgacagtgatgaaacTCTGTTGGTGCCAAAAGCTAGAACCTTGCACATACTGTAGCACCATGGGCAATACGGGTGGTGGTTGCAGAATGTGCCTAACTGTACCTAAGGCCGTTTTCACAGTATAATAATATGGATGCATTTCTGGGTCTGTATTACAGGGGCATACCCAGGCCTGACCATAAGTGTGATGACTCGAAAAGGACAGCTGACCGTTTGGGTCATCAATTCCGATGCTTGGGACCATGATTAAGACACAAAAAGCCATCCATATTACACTACTGTGAAAATGGACGCAAACAAATTTTTTAAGTGAGCTTTACTAAaatgttataataaaaaaaaattataaaatgttaaaaggaaatatgtcatacaaagaaaaacttatcccctatctgcagaataAGGGATTAATTTAAGATTGTGGGGGTTTCGACCACTGGGGGCCCCCCCcaagatctcctgtatggggccccggctctcccctgGTGCGTCACAACACCTACCCAAAGCAAGGGCCTTAACGCCCCCTCCATAAACCTCTATGTTTAGTTcggctatctttggctctcccatagagatatatggaggggttgTGACGCGCCGCTCCAGGGGAGAGATGGGGCTCTGtataggagattgcggggggggccccagtgctcataCCCCACTTGTGTATAggggagaatttttttttgtacgagacatctcctttaatgtgaGAGTATTACACAAAATTACAAACTGAAAGAATGTTTAATATGTAATTCATGTGCCAGGGGTGAGGACTGCTATGATAACTTTTATTTAGGCAAAGcaataaccccttcccgaccaatttttttgcaaattttttttttcctcctcacagtcTAAGGCAAATAACATGTTCATTTTACTATCTACAGAGCCTCATTAGGTTTCTTGTTTTAATGCTTCAGGACAAAATGTACTTTTTATTCGCACCCTTCATTTTAGCATACAATGTAACATGACAAACATTCCCCTGCGCCCCCATAGCAGCTGGATGAGACCCAGTGCCATAGAATTACATTACACAAGGTGTCGCAGCTGAAGACTGCTGCTATGGGGACGCAGGAGTAGAGTCTGCCTcatactgcacagtgatctagcTACGTGAAACTGAGAGAAAAGCGATTGGTTAAGGTATTTAGAAGACAATTTTGTAATGCACCACCTGCATCACAGTGCTGCGTGATTTGTCAAGATATCActagaggtacactttaaaagcggttatccaggaaaacacttttttttttttttttttttatatatatatcaactggctctagaaagttaaacagatttgtaaattacttctattaaaaaatcttaatcctttcagtacttatgagctgctggagttgagttgttcttttctgtctaagtgctctctcatgacacgtgtcttgggaactgcccagtttagaagcaaatccccatagcaaacctcttctactctgcagttcccgagacaagcagagatgtcagcagagagcactgttgccagacagaaaataactcaacttcagcagctgataattattgaaaggattaaaaaaatttaatagaagtaatttacaaatctgtttaacattctggagccagttgatataaaaaaaaaaaaaaaaaaattatatatatattttcctggaataaccctttaataatgTATTCCTTACCCAAAGGATaggtcagaccccctgtgataagacacttatcctctatcctgtgaaaATGCACTAAATAACAGAATATATCTGGCTGTACCAGAAGCCTCTCAAACTTTTGCTTTGTCGACAGTAGGACAAAAAGATAGTTCAACGGGTTGCCCCGCCGTTACAACTCAACCCAGGATTGTGTCTGATCTTAAGGGGCATTGTTCgactgcagggactcccctcaaTCTTGTAAACTAGGACACAACTCTCTCGTGATGCACGCACACTGCTGCGCCATTCAGATCTCGAACTGCTGGAGATTGCAGAGTTGGAGACCCTGTTGTCTGGTCTGGAGATTGTGGGGCCAAACCCCCcacagcgatcagacacttacaccctatcctgtcctcattggTACAGCCCTCCCGCTCAACATTTCCCCAGCTGAAAATGGAGATCAGCAGGAGATTAACCCCTCTGTTCTCTGCAGGATTTCAGGAACATGGAGGAAATCCTATaggctagggatgtcccgatactggtatCATTATCGGGactgatactggacatttgcacgagtacttgaGTACCTGATCAGCTGTGAGGACGGTCGGAGGGCCCTTACCCTGCTCCGTGCATCCGTTTGTCGCTCCTTTACtgctgccagccatggcaggcaagAGTAAAGgaacgccgataaca
Above is a genomic segment from Hyla sarda isolate aHylSar1 chromosome 1, aHylSar1.hap1, whole genome shotgun sequence containing:
- the WFS1 gene encoding wolframin isoform X1 encodes the protein MRIPKLFLQSETMDSDPTAAPHLMGRSQLNAATSAGNNEDNQRAGPSSPASPRVFEAVPETMNEDEEEALQELLERARAGEAKAQSEVGKYYLKLAEEQHEEVNSCAAVDWLLQAAKHGRRDAVKLLRRCLADRRGITNENESEVKKLSSETDLERAVRKAALVMYWRLNPKKKKQLSVSELLENVSQVNAEEGEQQPPGPIPKAAQKERRVLERLVSSESKSFIALDDFVEITKKYAKGIVPSNLFLHDDDDDEFAGKAPEELPLQQKIVKYPLHVIMELKEYLIEMGSKAGMHWLSTIMPTHHINALIFFFIISNLTIDFFAFFIPLVIFYLSFISMVICTLKVFQDSKAWENFRTLTDLLLRFEPNLDVEQAEVNFGWNHLEPYLYFLISVFFVIFSFPISDRQWIPCSELAIVSIFFTITSYLSLSTSAEPYTRRALLTEIAAGALTFVDVLPDSVPYIHLLSKTFFTVPVGHFIVFHLSIPCLFFIYLFYLFFRMAQLRNFKGVYCYLVPYLVCFMWWELSVVILRESTTIGLIRASIGYFLFLFALPILLVGIAIMCIVHFMKWFFTLEFTKIVVTLVLCTIPVGLRWWSKANYSVVEMFKSLTKSSIVKLILVWITAIVMFCWVYVYRSDGMKVYNSTLTWQQYSFLCGPRAWKETNMARTQILCSHLEGHRVTWTGRFKYVRVTDIDNSAESAVNLLPLFIGDWMRCLYGEAYPPCDPQNVTMEEEELCRLKFLSKYACHMKKFDRYKFEISVGMPLNGKNGNRTIEEDDITKDIVLKASNEFKTVLLSLRQGSIIEFSTILEGRLGSKWPVFELKAIGCLNCMAKLTPSARHVKIEYDWRSSVHMAMKFAFDFFFCPFLSAV
- the WFS1 gene encoding wolframin isoform X2; the encoded protein is MDSDPTAAPHLMGRSQLNAATSAGNNEDNQRAGPSSPASPRVFEAVPETMNEDEEEALQELLERARAGEAKAQSEVGKYYLKLAEEQHEEVNSCAAVDWLLQAAKHGRRDAVKLLRRCLADRRGITNENESEVKKLSSETDLERAVRKAALVMYWRLNPKKKKQLSVSELLENVSQVNAEEGEQQPPGPIPKAAQKERRVLERLVSSESKSFIALDDFVEITKKYAKGIVPSNLFLHDDDDDEFAGKAPEELPLQQKIVKYPLHVIMELKEYLIEMGSKAGMHWLSTIMPTHHINALIFFFIISNLTIDFFAFFIPLVIFYLSFISMVICTLKVFQDSKAWENFRTLTDLLLRFEPNLDVEQAEVNFGWNHLEPYLYFLISVFFVIFSFPISDRQWIPCSELAIVSIFFTITSYLSLSTSAEPYTRRALLTEIAAGALTFVDVLPDSVPYIHLLSKTFFTVPVGHFIVFHLSIPCLFFIYLFYLFFRMAQLRNFKGVYCYLVPYLVCFMWWELSVVILRESTTIGLIRASIGYFLFLFALPILLVGIAIMCIVHFMKWFFTLEFTKIVVTLVLCTIPVGLRWWSKANYSVVEMFKSLTKSSIVKLILVWITAIVMFCWVYVYRSDGMKVYNSTLTWQQYSFLCGPRAWKETNMARTQILCSHLEGHRVTWTGRFKYVRVTDIDNSAESAVNLLPLFIGDWMRCLYGEAYPPCDPQNVTMEEEELCRLKFLSKYACHMKKFDRYKFEISVGMPLNGKNGNRTIEEDDITKDIVLKASNEFKTVLLSLRQGSIIEFSTILEGRLGSKWPVFELKAIGCLNCMAKLTPSARHVKIEYDWRSSVHMAMKFAFDFFFCPFLSAV